The Microbacterium horticulturae genome has a window encoding:
- a CDS encoding PucR family transcriptional regulator, translating into MTADETPKDKAETLAWLRRISGDLATATLGRLEKTLPWYADMPPARRSAVGLVAQAGITSFIQWYEDPNSTPWIAADIFAAAPRELLRSVSLTQTLQLIRVTVEVTEEKVANRGVHLREAILLYSREVAFAAADVYARAAEARGLWDARLEALVVDSILTGEADEELPSRIAALGWHGHGEVAVLVGTTPPQFDVDQLRRAARKLGVDALIGVQGSRLVLVLGRAEHPERGAEEPDLPFLQIARHLEPGFGPGHLVLGPAVSALVDAGQSARAALAGFAVARSWRHAPRPVEADDLLPERALAGDPLAKHTLVEKVYHPLQAHSTDLVTTLWSYLDNGRSLEATARELFVHPNTVRYRLKRVTDVIGWDATGPREALILQTALILGAIGTDTTRRRTPAARRRPGQHV; encoded by the coding sequence ATGACGGCTGACGAGACCCCGAAAGACAAGGCGGAGACCCTTGCATGGCTCCGTCGCATCTCCGGGGACCTTGCCACGGCGACGCTCGGACGACTCGAGAAGACACTGCCGTGGTACGCCGACATGCCGCCCGCCCGCCGCTCTGCGGTCGGTCTGGTGGCGCAGGCAGGAATAACCTCGTTCATCCAGTGGTACGAGGACCCGAACTCCACGCCCTGGATCGCCGCCGACATATTCGCCGCCGCTCCCCGCGAGCTGCTGCGCAGCGTGAGCCTCACCCAGACCCTGCAGCTGATCCGCGTGACCGTCGAGGTCACCGAAGAGAAGGTGGCGAACCGCGGCGTGCACCTGCGCGAGGCCATCCTGCTGTACTCGCGCGAGGTCGCGTTCGCCGCCGCCGACGTCTACGCACGCGCGGCCGAGGCCCGTGGCCTGTGGGACGCCCGTCTGGAGGCCCTCGTCGTCGATTCCATCCTGACCGGTGAGGCCGACGAAGAGCTGCCCAGCCGCATCGCCGCGCTCGGGTGGCACGGTCACGGCGAGGTCGCGGTCCTGGTGGGCACGACTCCCCCGCAGTTCGATGTCGACCAGCTGCGCCGCGCCGCTCGCAAGCTCGGCGTGGACGCGCTCATCGGCGTGCAGGGGTCGCGCCTGGTCCTGGTGCTCGGGCGTGCCGAGCACCCGGAACGCGGTGCCGAGGAGCCGGATCTCCCGTTCCTGCAGATCGCACGGCACCTCGAGCCCGGTTTCGGGCCCGGTCACCTCGTGCTCGGACCGGCTGTCAGCGCCCTCGTCGATGCGGGGCAGAGCGCACGCGCCGCACTCGCGGGCTTCGCGGTGGCCCGATCATGGCGGCATGCACCGCGCCCCGTCGAGGCCGACGATCTGCTCCCCGAGCGGGCGCTGGCCGGCGACCCCCTTGCGAAGCACACGCTCGTCGAGAAGGTCTACCACCCGCTCCAGGCGCACAGCACCGACCTGGTCACGACGCTGTGGAGCTATCTCGACAACGGGCGATCGCTCGAAGCGACCGCCCGCGAGCTCTTCGTGCATCCCAACACCGTTCGGTACCGGCTCAAGCGGGTCACCGATGTGATCGGGTGGGATGCCACGGGTCCCCGCGAAGCGCTGATCCTGCAGACCGCACTCATCCTGGGAGCGATCGGCACAGACACGACTCGGCGCCGCACGCCCGCGGCTCGGCGACGCCCTGGCCAGCACGTGTAG
- a CDS encoding beta-ketoacyl-ACP synthase III, with protein MSEITLNQSTGPAYTRLYAYGAARGENAVPNDDIVGPINSSDEWIRQRTGIITRARANADTNAIDLAAEAAREAVERSGVAPEDIDAVIIATISNPKQTPSVSAIVADRIGANPAAAYDLNAACAGFAYAVAQADALIRAGAAHYAVVVGAEKLSDIVDPTDRSISFLLADGAGAAVVGPSDFPGIGPTVWGSDGSKAELVGMNATLTEFRDGKAPWPTLRQEGPSVFRWAVWEMVKVARRALEAAGVTPDDLAAFIPHQANLRIVDEFAKQLKLPDTVLVGHDIETTGNTSAASIPLATHRLLEEHPELSGGLALQIGFGAGLVFGAQVVVLP; from the coding sequence ATGAGCGAGATCACTCTCAACCAGTCCACCGGGCCTGCATACACCCGCCTGTACGCCTACGGCGCCGCACGCGGCGAGAACGCCGTGCCCAACGACGACATCGTCGGTCCGATCAATTCGAGCGACGAGTGGATCCGGCAGCGCACCGGCATCATCACCCGTGCGCGCGCGAACGCCGATACGAACGCCATCGACCTCGCCGCCGAGGCGGCGCGTGAGGCCGTCGAGCGATCGGGCGTCGCGCCCGAAGACATCGACGCGGTGATCATAGCGACCATCAGCAATCCGAAGCAGACGCCATCGGTCTCGGCGATCGTGGCCGACCGGATCGGCGCGAACCCCGCCGCCGCATATGACCTGAACGCCGCGTGTGCGGGCTTCGCGTATGCCGTCGCGCAGGCCGACGCTCTCATCCGCGCCGGCGCCGCGCACTACGCGGTCGTCGTGGGCGCAGAGAAGCTGAGCGACATCGTCGACCCGACCGACCGCAGCATCTCGTTCCTGCTGGCCGACGGTGCCGGCGCCGCCGTCGTCGGGCCCAGCGACTTCCCCGGCATCGGCCCGACGGTATGGGGGTCGGACGGTTCGAAGGCCGAGCTCGTCGGCATGAACGCGACGCTCACCGAGTTCCGCGACGGCAAGGCACCATGGCCGACCCTGCGCCAGGAGGGCCCGAGCGTCTTCCGCTGGGCCGTGTGGGAGATGGTCAAAGTCGCACGCCGTGCGCTCGAGGCCGCCGGTGTCACGCCCGACGATCTGGCGGCTTTCATCCCCCACCAGGCGAACCTGCGCATCGTCGACGAGTTCGCGAAGCAGCTCAAGCTTCCTGACACCGTCCTGGTCGGACACGACATCGAGACCACGGGCAACACGTCCGCGGCATCCATCCCCCTCGCGACCCATCGTCTGCTCGAGGAGCACCCCGAACTCTCGGGCGGTCTCGCGCTGCAGATCGGGTTCGGCGCGGGGCTCGTGTTCGGCGCTCAGGTCGTCGTCCTCCCCTGA
- a CDS encoding ACP S-malonyltransferase encodes MIITVFPGQGSQTPGFLTPWLEQDGARERLAEFSERAQVDLVAAGTEWDADRIRDTKVAQPLIVAAGLLSYGALVDAAGVTPAGVAGHSVGELAALAASHVISDADALRLVGIRGRAMAEAASAERTGMSAVVGGSADDVLARLQAAHLTAANHNGGGQIVAAGALSDLAELAAEPPRGTRVIPLQVAGAFHTRYMAPAVDTLRAAAAQVAASDPDLTLWTNNDGSVVTSGRAAIDLMVAQVASPVRWDLCMESFAAHGVTGIIELAPAGTLVGLAKRALRGVPSVAVKTPEDLDAAAALLTGEAA; translated from the coding sequence GTGATCATCACCGTCTTCCCCGGGCAGGGCTCGCAGACCCCCGGGTTTCTCACTCCGTGGCTTGAGCAGGACGGGGCGCGGGAGCGTCTCGCGGAGTTCTCCGAGCGGGCTCAGGTCGACCTCGTCGCCGCAGGCACCGAATGGGATGCCGACCGCATCCGCGACACCAAGGTCGCCCAGCCGCTCATCGTCGCGGCGGGTCTCCTCTCCTATGGGGCGCTGGTCGACGCTGCGGGCGTCACTCCTGCCGGCGTCGCCGGCCACTCGGTCGGCGAGCTCGCGGCGCTTGCGGCATCGCACGTGATCAGCGACGCCGATGCGCTGCGACTGGTCGGCATCCGCGGCCGCGCGATGGCAGAAGCCGCGTCTGCCGAGCGGACCGGGATGAGCGCCGTGGTCGGCGGCAGTGCCGACGATGTGCTGGCGCGCCTGCAGGCTGCCCACCTGACCGCCGCCAACCACAACGGCGGCGGGCAGATCGTCGCGGCCGGCGCGTTATCTGACCTGGCCGAGCTCGCGGCCGAGCCTCCGCGGGGCACACGTGTCATCCCGTTGCAGGTCGCCGGAGCCTTCCACACCCGTTACATGGCCCCCGCTGTCGACACGTTGCGCGCCGCCGCCGCGCAGGTCGCGGCATCCGACCCCGACCTCACGCTGTGGACCAACAACGACGGCAGCGTCGTCACCTCGGGCCGAGCGGCGATCGATCTCATGGTCGCGCAGGTGGCCTCGCCCGTGCGCTGGGACCTGTGCATGGAGTCGTTCGCCGCCCACGGCGTGACCGGCATCATCGAACTCGCCCCCGCCGGCACGCTGGTGGGACTCGCCAAGCGCGCGCTGCGCGGCGTGCCGTCGGTGGCCGTGAAGACCCCCGAAGATCTGGATGCCGCGGCCGCCCTGCTGACCGGAGAAGCCGCATGA
- a CDS encoding zinc ribbon domain-containing protein, whose amino-acid sequence MNAQPAHQRRLLDLADLDATIRRADDARRNPAQAGRVHELVERRKVLTQELTTRQGVRDDLRTELKRIESDVTVVDARRERDLERLNAASNPKDAQGLESELASLARRKSDLEDGELEVMQKLEEAEAAVAEVAAQIAEINDEGGRLSAAGKAEVADATAKLDAANRDRAAVAAELPAELVTFYDTVAARSAGAALLRRQTCEGCRMVLSGTDLSGIRQAADDAVLTCPECGCILVRTEESGL is encoded by the coding sequence GTGAACGCACAGCCCGCGCATCAGCGCCGTCTCCTCGACCTCGCCGACCTCGACGCGACCATCCGACGGGCCGACGACGCCCGACGCAATCCCGCACAGGCGGGCCGGGTGCACGAACTCGTGGAGCGCCGCAAGGTGCTCACCCAGGAGCTCACCACGCGTCAGGGAGTGCGAGACGACCTGCGCACCGAGCTCAAGCGCATCGAGTCGGACGTCACGGTCGTGGATGCGCGGCGTGAACGAGACCTGGAGCGCCTGAATGCGGCATCCAATCCCAAAGACGCGCAGGGACTCGAAAGCGAGCTGGCCTCGCTGGCGCGGCGGAAGAGCGACCTCGAAGACGGGGAGCTCGAGGTCATGCAGAAGCTCGAAGAGGCCGAGGCCGCTGTCGCCGAGGTCGCCGCGCAGATCGCCGAGATCAACGACGAGGGCGGCCGCTTGAGCGCCGCGGGCAAGGCGGAGGTCGCCGACGCGACCGCAAAGCTCGATGCGGCGAACCGCGACCGCGCGGCTGTCGCGGCTGAGCTCCCGGCCGAGCTGGTGACGTTCTACGACACGGTCGCCGCCCGCAGCGCCGGGGCGGCGCTGCTGCGCCGTCAGACGTGTGAGGGATGCCGCATGGTCCTCTCCGGCACCGACCTCAGCGGGATCCGTCAGGCGGCCGACGACGCCGTCCTCACCTGCCCGGAGTGCGGCTGCATCCTTGTGCGCACGGAGGAGTCCGGCCTGTGA
- a CDS encoding IS1595 family transposase, with product MIERPVEGVHYPGSLPEMRRWFASEATCADYLDWLRWPDGFCCPWCAGVTEWMPQTAGHRCGDCGRRVTATSGTVFHNTRTPLSVWFEAAWLMMTSKQGVSALELQRVTGLGSYQTAWAMLHKLRTTMSQEGRDLLTGRVEVDEALYGGFSPGKRGRAPGGKILVAAAIERHGRRLGRARMRLLPSASARDLAAFVQATLAPGSVLVTDGWVAYPAVARAAHLAHEPHAVTGSAAAAHELLPGVHRVFSLSKRVLEGTLQDGVQVTHLQAYLDEFVFRFNRRTARERGLLFLRLLEGAVASQPTRYRDLVAEPKPRNRPQPPAVARTLPTGLTETPRDRPWRQAA from the coding sequence ATGATTGAGCGTCCTGTTGAGGGAGTTCATTATCCGGGCTCCTTGCCGGAGATGCGGCGCTGGTTCGCGTCGGAGGCGACCTGTGCCGACTATCTGGACTGGCTGCGCTGGCCAGACGGGTTCTGCTGCCCGTGGTGCGCGGGAGTGACCGAATGGATGCCGCAGACCGCCGGTCACCGCTGCGGTGATTGTGGGCGGCGAGTCACGGCGACGTCGGGAACGGTGTTCCACAACACTCGGACACCGTTGTCGGTGTGGTTCGAAGCAGCGTGGCTGATGATGACCTCCAAACAAGGAGTGTCAGCTCTGGAACTGCAGCGGGTGACCGGGCTGGGCAGCTATCAGACCGCGTGGGCCATGCTGCACAAGCTGCGCACCACGATGTCGCAGGAAGGACGCGACCTGCTGACCGGCCGCGTCGAGGTCGACGAAGCACTCTATGGCGGTTTCTCGCCGGGGAAGCGGGGACGTGCGCCGGGCGGAAAGATACTCGTGGCCGCGGCAATAGAACGCCACGGTCGCCGGCTCGGGCGGGCACGGATGCGGCTCCTGCCCTCAGCGTCCGCACGGGATCTCGCCGCGTTCGTTCAGGCGACGCTCGCTCCCGGATCGGTGCTGGTCACCGACGGGTGGGTGGCCTACCCGGCCGTGGCCCGTGCCGCGCATCTGGCGCATGAACCGCATGCCGTGACCGGTTCTGCCGCTGCCGCGCATGAGCTGCTGCCCGGGGTGCACCGGGTGTTCTCGCTGAGTAAGCGCGTGCTGGAAGGGACCCTGCAAGACGGGGTCCAGGTCACGCACCTGCAGGCATATCTCGACGAGTTCGTGTTCCGGTTCAACCGGCGAACGGCACGAGAGCGCGGGCTCCTGTTCCTACGGCTCCTGGAAGGCGCGGTCGCCAGCCAGCCCACCCGCTACCGAGACCTCGTCGCCGAGCCGAAGCCCCGCAACCGTCCACAGCCACCAGCGGTCGCTCGGACCCTGCCGACCGGGCTGACCGAAACACCCCGCGACCGCCCCTGGCGACAAGCCGCATAA
- a CDS encoding beta-ketoacyl-[acyl-carrier-protein] synthase family protein produces the protein MSTSRIVVTGIGASSPLGGTAPESWSALRAGVSGTHTLTHDWVEKYQLPVTFAAEAVVRPETVLERPVAKRLDPASQFALIAAKEAWADAGAPDVEPERLGVDFATGIGGVWTLLDAWDTLREKGPRRVMPMTVPMLMPNAAAGNLSLHFGARAFARTVASACASSTESLVNAYEHLRDGLADIVIAGGTESAIHPITMASFASMQALSRRNDDPEHASRPGSIDRDGFVMGEGAAALVLETEEHAKARGAKIYAVLVGGGVTADSYHITANDPEGHGAARAVRLALEAADASPDDVTHINAHATSTPVGDPNEYQALKQVFGDRIDDIPVSATKASTGHLLGGTGALEAVFTILALQERIAPPTINITEQDPEVPFRISGDEQSLGAGEQLAISNSFGFGGHNAVVAFASA, from the coding sequence ATGAGCACGTCCCGCATCGTCGTCACCGGCATCGGCGCGTCGTCGCCCCTGGGGGGCACGGCGCCCGAGAGCTGGTCCGCCCTGCGCGCGGGTGTCAGCGGCACCCACACCCTCACCCACGACTGGGTCGAGAAGTACCAGCTTCCCGTCACCTTCGCGGCTGAGGCCGTCGTTCGCCCCGAGACCGTCCTCGAACGCCCCGTCGCCAAGCGTCTGGACCCCGCCTCACAGTTCGCGCTGATCGCGGCCAAAGAAGCCTGGGCCGACGCCGGTGCGCCCGACGTCGAGCCCGAACGGCTCGGCGTCGACTTCGCGACAGGGATCGGCGGGGTGTGGACGCTCCTGGATGCGTGGGACACCCTGCGCGAGAAGGGGCCGCGGCGGGTCATGCCGATGACCGTCCCGATGCTCATGCCCAACGCCGCGGCGGGCAATCTGTCGCTGCACTTCGGGGCACGTGCCTTCGCCCGCACCGTCGCCAGCGCGTGCGCGTCGAGCACGGAGTCGCTCGTAAACGCCTACGAGCACCTGCGTGACGGCCTGGCCGACATCGTGATCGCCGGGGGCACCGAGTCTGCCATCCACCCCATCACGATGGCGTCGTTCGCGTCGATGCAGGCGCTGTCGCGTCGCAACGACGACCCCGAGCACGCCTCACGCCCGGGCAGCATCGACCGTGACGGTTTCGTCATGGGCGAGGGCGCAGCCGCGCTCGTGCTCGAGACCGAGGAGCACGCCAAGGCCCGCGGCGCGAAGATCTACGCGGTGCTCGTGGGCGGCGGGGTGACCGCCGACTCGTACCACATCACCGCCAACGACCCCGAGGGGCACGGCGCCGCGCGTGCGGTACGACTCGCGCTCGAGGCCGCCGATGCGTCTCCCGACGATGTCACGCACATCAACGCGCACGCCACGTCGACGCCGGTCGGCGATCCGAATGAGTACCAGGCGCTCAAGCAGGTGTTCGGCGACCGGATCGACGACATCCCGGTCTCGGCCACGAAGGCGTCCACCGGCCACCTGCTGGGCGGCACGGGTGCGCTCGAGGCTGTGTTCACGATCCTCGCGTTGCAGGAGCGCATCGCTCCCCCGACGATCAACATCACCGAGCAAGACCCCGAGGTGCCGTTCCGCATCTCCGGTGATGAGCAGTCGCTCGGTGCGGGCGAGCAGCTGGCGATCAGCAACTCGTTCGGTTTCGGCGGTCACAACGCCGTCGTGGCCTTCGCCTCGGCCTGA
- a CDS encoding Ltp family lipoprotein — translation MSASAAPEKKSSKKKWIIVGAIVAAVIVIGSISAALGGGGDTDTAAPQQTTAAETNAAPAADESPEPADEPSEQPSEEASEEAKPEKPAVPTEYVNALAKAQQYSDTMHMSKAGLYDQLTSDYGEQFTKKAAKYALKHVDADWKKNALAKAKEYQEQMSMSKAAIRDQLVSDFGEKFTAAEADYAIKHLDD, via the coding sequence ATGTCCGCGTCAGCAGCACCAGAGAAGAAGAGTTCCAAGAAGAAGTGGATCATCGTCGGCGCGATCGTTGCCGCCGTGATCGTGATCGGGAGCATCAGTGCCGCGCTCGGCGGGGGCGGCGACACCGACACTGCGGCGCCGCAGCAGACGACGGCGGCCGAGACGAACGCGGCCCCCGCCGCCGACGAATCCCCCGAGCCCGCAGATGAACCGTCTGAGCAGCCGAGCGAAGAGGCGAGCGAAGAGGCGAAGCCCGAGAAGCCGGCCGTGCCCACCGAATACGTCAACGCGCTCGCCAAAGCACAGCAGTACTCCGACACGATGCACATGAGCAAGGCCGGCCTCTACGACCAGCTCACCTCCGACTACGGTGAGCAGTTCACGAAGAAGGCCGCGAAGTACGCGCTCAAGCACGTCGACGCGGATTGGAAGAAGAACGCGCTCGCGAAGGCAAAGGAATACCAGGAGCAGATGTCTATGTCGAAGGCCGCGATACGTGACCAGCTGGTGAGCGATTTTGGCGAGAAGTTTACCGCTGCGGAAGCGGATTACGCGATCAAGCATCTCGACGACTGA
- the aceE gene encoding pyruvate dehydrogenase (acetyl-transferring), homodimeric type — translation MTVHDQDPYSQGPLDSDPDETSEWQESLQQLVQAKGAGRGREIMLSLLKTSKELRLGVPMVPTTDYVNTIAPENEASFPGDEELERRYRSWIRWNAALTVHRAQRPGIAVGGHISTYASSASLYEVGFNHFFRGQDHPSGGDQIFFQGHASPGMYARAFLEGRLSEQQLDGFRQEKSRAPHGIPSYPHPRLMPDFWQFPTVSMGIGPINAIYQAMTNKYLSNRGIKDLSDSRVWAFLGDGELDEVESRGQLQVAANEGLDNLTFVVNCNLQRLDGPVRGNGKIIQELESFFRGAGWNVIKVVWGREWDDLLARDVDGALLNVMNVTPDGDYQTYKAENGAYVREHFFGRDERALALVQDYTDDQIWNLRRGGHDYRKVYAAFKAAVEHKGQPTVILAKTIKGYGLGTHFAGRNATHQMKKMTLEDLKQFRDAMHIPVTDATLEENPYLPPYYNPGPQDETIQYMLERRRELGGFLPERRTTHVDLALPGEAAYALPKKGSGTQEVATTMAFVRLLKDLLRAKDFGHRIVPIIPDEARTFGIDAFFPTAKIYNPNGQHYTSVDRDLLLAYKESAQGQIVHVGINEAGAIAAFTAAGTSYSTHGEPLIPVYIFYSMFGFQRTGDANWAAGDQMARGFVIGATAGRTTLTGEGLQHADGHSPLLASTNPATVAYDPAYGYEIAHIVRDGLERMYGGNHPDPNVMYYLTVYNEPLVQPAEPDGVDVDGILRGIHRIAEGDGDGPRAQLLASGVGVPWALEAQQLLRDDWGVSADVWSVTSWSELRRDGLAADEHNFLHPDEEPRTAYLTQKLQGAEGPVVAVSDFMHAVQDQIRPWVPNRFATLGADGFGFSDTRPAARRFFKIDGPSLVVRTLQALADEGIVDRARVAQAIEKYRLHDVNAGTSGNAGGES, via the coding sequence GTGACTGTTCACGACCAGGATCCGTACTCCCAGGGGCCTCTCGACAGCGATCCTGACGAGACGAGCGAGTGGCAGGAGTCGCTCCAGCAGCTCGTGCAGGCGAAGGGCGCCGGCCGCGGGCGCGAGATCATGCTCAGCCTGCTGAAGACCTCGAAAGAGCTGCGCCTGGGCGTGCCGATGGTCCCGACGACCGATTACGTCAACACGATCGCCCCCGAGAACGAGGCGTCGTTCCCCGGCGACGAAGAACTCGAACGCCGTTACCGGTCGTGGATCCGCTGGAACGCGGCACTGACCGTTCACCGCGCGCAGCGCCCGGGCATCGCGGTGGGCGGGCATATCTCGACCTACGCGTCATCGGCCTCACTGTACGAAGTGGGCTTCAACCACTTCTTCCGCGGGCAGGATCATCCTTCCGGCGGCGATCAGATCTTCTTCCAGGGGCACGCCTCCCCCGGCATGTACGCCCGCGCCTTCCTCGAGGGGCGTCTGAGCGAACAGCAGCTCGACGGCTTCCGCCAGGAGAAGTCGCGTGCGCCGCACGGCATCCCCTCCTACCCTCACCCCCGCCTCATGCCGGACTTCTGGCAGTTCCCGACCGTGTCGATGGGCATCGGTCCGATCAACGCCATCTACCAGGCGATGACGAACAAGTACCTCAGCAACCGGGGCATCAAAGACCTCTCCGACTCACGCGTGTGGGCGTTCCTCGGCGACGGAGAGCTCGACGAGGTCGAGAGCCGCGGACAGCTGCAGGTCGCCGCCAACGAGGGCCTCGACAACCTCACCTTCGTCGTCAACTGCAACCTGCAGCGCCTCGACGGCCCCGTGCGGGGCAACGGCAAGATCATCCAGGAGCTGGAGAGCTTCTTCCGCGGGGCCGGCTGGAACGTCATCAAGGTCGTCTGGGGCCGCGAGTGGGACGATCTCCTGGCGCGGGATGTCGATGGCGCACTGCTCAATGTCATGAACGTCACCCCCGACGGCGACTACCAGACCTACAAGGCCGAGAACGGCGCCTACGTGCGCGAGCACTTCTTCGGCAGGGACGAGCGCGCACTCGCCCTGGTGCAGGACTACACCGACGACCAGATCTGGAACCTGCGCCGCGGAGGCCACGATTACCGCAAGGTGTACGCCGCGTTCAAGGCCGCCGTCGAGCACAAGGGCCAGCCGACCGTCATCCTCGCCAAGACCATCAAGGGCTACGGGCTGGGCACGCATTTCGCGGGCCGCAACGCCACGCACCAGATGAAGAAGATGACCCTCGAGGACCTCAAGCAGTTCCGCGACGCCATGCACATTCCGGTGACGGATGCCACGCTCGAAGAGAACCCGTATCTTCCGCCGTACTACAACCCGGGCCCGCAGGACGAGACCATCCAGTACATGCTCGAGCGCAGGCGCGAACTGGGCGGGTTCCTGCCCGAGCGGCGCACGACCCACGTCGATCTCGCTCTCCCCGGCGAGGCCGCATACGCGCTGCCGAAGAAGGGCTCAGGCACGCAGGAGGTCGCCACCACCATGGCGTTCGTCCGCCTCCTGAAAGACCTCCTGCGGGCGAAGGACTTCGGCCACCGCATCGTGCCGATCATCCCCGACGAGGCGCGCACGTTCGGCATCGACGCGTTCTTCCCGACCGCGAAGATCTACAACCCGAACGGGCAGCACTACACCTCGGTGGATCGTGATCTGCTGCTGGCCTACAAGGAGAGCGCGCAGGGGCAGATCGTCCACGTCGGCATCAATGAAGCCGGCGCCATCGCCGCGTTCACGGCCGCCGGCACGTCGTACTCGACGCACGGCGAGCCGCTCATCCCGGTCTACATCTTCTACTCGATGTTCGGCTTCCAGCGCACAGGAGATGCGAACTGGGCCGCCGGCGACCAGATGGCACGGGGCTTCGTGATCGGCGCGACCGCCGGACGCACCACGCTCACCGGCGAGGGTCTGCAGCATGCCGACGGGCACTCGCCCCTGCTTGCCTCCACGAACCCCGCCACCGTCGCGTACGACCCCGCGTACGGGTACGAGATCGCGCACATCGTGCGCGACGGGCTCGAGCGCATGTACGGCGGAAACCACCCCGACCCGAACGTCATGTACTACCTCACGGTGTACAACGAGCCGCTCGTACAGCCTGCCGAGCCCGACGGTGTCGACGTCGACGGCATTCTGCGCGGCATCCACCGCATCGCCGAAGGCGACGGCGACGGCCCCCGCGCGCAGCTTCTTGCTTCGGGCGTGGGCGTGCCGTGGGCTCTGGAAGCCCAGCAGCTTCTGCGCGACGACTGGGGCGTGAGCGCCGATGTGTGGAGCGTCACGAGCTGGTCTGAGCTGCGCCGCGACGGACTCGCCGCCGACGAGCACAACTTCCTCCACCCCGACGAAGAGCCGCGCACCGCCTACCTCACGCAGAAGCTGCAGGGGGCGGAAGGCCCGGTGGTGGCCGTCAGCGACTTCATGCACGCCGTGCAGGACCAGATCCGCCCGTGGGTGCCGAACCGGTTCGCGACGCTCGGAGCGGACGGCTTCGGCTTCAGCGACACGAGGCCGGCAGCACGCCGTTTCTTCAAGATCGACGGCCCGTCGCTCGTGGTGCGCACGCTGCAGGCGCTGGCCGACGAGGGCATCGTCGACCGCGCGCGGGTGGCGCAGGCGATCGAGAAGTACCGTCTGCACGATGTGAACGCCGGAACCAGCGGAAACGCGGGCGGAGAGAGCTGA
- a CDS encoding acyl carrier protein: MALTNDEVLAGLAELITDETGISADEVALEKSFTDDLDIDSISMMTIVVNAEEKFGVTIPDDEVKNLKTVGDAVTFITSHQA; encoded by the coding sequence ATGGCACTCACCAACGACGAGGTTCTGGCAGGACTCGCCGAGCTGATCACCGACGAGACCGGCATCTCGGCCGACGAGGTCGCGCTCGAGAAGTCGTTCACCGACGACCTCGACATCGACTCGATCTCGATGATGACGATCGTCGTCAACGCCGAGGAGAAGTTCGGCGTCACCATTCCCGACGACGAGGTCAAGAACCTCAAGACCGTCGGCGACGCCGTCACCTTCATCACCTCCCACCAGGCGTGA